In Cygnus olor isolate bCygOlo1 chromosome 12, bCygOlo1.pri.v2, whole genome shotgun sequence, one DNA window encodes the following:
- the SLC9A5 gene encoding sodium/hydrogen exchanger 5 isoform X1, with the protein MHPPAGPAASPGPAAPPAGAELLRWQWQEVQVPCLVAAWILVASLAKIVFHLSRKVTSIVPESCLLILLGLGLGGIVLAVAKKAKYQLEPNMFFLFLLPPIVLDSGYFMPSRLFFDNIGAILTYAVVGTLWNSFTTGTALWGLHQAGLMDPGVEAGLMDFLLFGSLISAVDPVAVLAVFEEVHVNETLFIIVFGESLLNDAVTVVLYKVFNSFVELGPAHIHATDYVKGVASFFLVSLGGTAVGLLFAFLLALITRFTKRVRIIEPLFVFLLAYVAYLAAEMVSLSAILAVTFCGICCKKYVEANISQKSRTTVKYTMKTLASSSETIIFMFLGMSAVDTSKWAWDTALVLGTLLFILLFRAVGVVLQTYVLNRFRLIPLDRIDQVVMSYGGLRGAVAFALVILLDRDKVKAKDYFVATTIVVVFFTVIVQGLTIKPLVTWLKVKRSDHHKPTLNEELHEHAFDHILAAVEDIVGHHGYHYWRDKWEQFDKKYLSQLLMRKSAYRLRDEIWDVYYKLNIRDAISFVDQVGVRGRSWAGGCQRGGPHGLPVAVGTPPAHLCHPPGWPRAVGRQAGAALHAQPHVHVGVVGHKPAEGERERRVPGPAGDRHGAQPAGQGGRRDAPRAAREPLQAPQADKQERQDKEIFRQNMKRRLETFKSTKHNICSSKSKARMKEKGRKKKDISLTSDAPNGRTHRSVPWQEAAPVLVMVSSEEEESDSSETEREDDEGIVFIARATDEVLQGKATAGSLDVCPSPCIIPPSPTLAEKELPWKGDQADLAVYVSSETTKIVPVDMQKAWNQSISSLESIASPPGIETGPQHRRFACPVLEEQPQSASQAVPEQISCFQFPSHVSKSGRSLSDSSPDGVEQQELQPLMAAEEQGRVLPPAEPRRLMFSRASHI; encoded by the exons ATGCAtcccccggccggccccgcggcctcccccggccccgccgctcccccggCGGGGGCCGAGCTGCTGCGGTGGCAGTGGCAGGAGGTGCAGGTGCCGTGCCTGGTGGCCGCCTGGATCCtggtggccagcctggccaagATCG tTTTCCACCTGTCCAGGAAGGTGACGTCCATCGTCCCAGAAAGCTGCCTCCTcatcctgctggggctgggcctgGGGGGCATCGTGTTGGCcgtggccaagaaagccaagtACCAGCTGGAGCCCAacatgttcttccttttcctcctgccccccatCGTCCTCGACTCGGGCTACTTTATGCCAAGCCGGCTGTTCTTCGACAACATTGGCGCCATCCTCACCTACGCAGTGGTGGGCACGCTCTGGAACTCCTTCACCACCGGCACCGCGCTCTGGGGGCTGCACCAGGCCGGGCTCATGG ATCCAGGCGTCGAAGCCGGGCTGATGGATTTCCTGCTCTTCGGCAGTCTCATCTCGGCTGTGGACCCGGTGGCAGTGCTGGCCGTTTTTGAAGAGGTCCATGTGAATGAGACCCTCTTCATCATTGTGTTCGGCGAGTCCCTCCTGAACGACGCCGTCACCGTG GTGCTGTACAAGGTCTTCAACTCTTTCGTGGAGCTGGGCCCGGCGCACATCCATGCCACGGACTACGTGAAGGGGGTAG cctccttctTCCTGGTGAGCCTGGGGGGCACGGCCGTGGGGCTGCTCTTCGCCTTCCTCCTGGCCCTGATCACACGGTTCACCAAGCGCGTGCGCATCATCGAGCCGCTCTTCGTCTTCCTCCTGGCCTACGTCGCGTACCTGGCTGCTGAGATGGTCTCGCTCTCCGCCATCCTGGC AGTCACCTTCTGTGGGATCTGCTGCAAGAAGTATGTAGAAGCCAACATCTCCCAGAAGTCCCGCACCACGGTCAAGTACACCATGAAGACGCTGGCCAGCAGCTCAGAGACCATCATCTTCATGTTTCTGGGCATGTCGGCTGTGGACACCTCCAAGTGGGCGTGGGACACGGCactggtgctgggcaccctgttATTTATCCTGCTCTTCAGGGCTGTGG GTGTTGTCCTCCAGACCTACGTGCTCAACCGCTTCCGCCTCATCCCCCTGGACAGGATCGACCAGGTGGTCATGTCATACGGTGGCCTCCGTGGAGCCGTTGCCTTTGCCCTGGTCATCCTGCTGGACAGGGACAAGGTGAAAGCCAAGGACTACTTTGTGGCAACGACCATTGTGGTGGTGTTCTTCACGGTCATCGTGCAG ggcctcaccatcAAGCCCCTGGTGACGTGGCTGAAGGTGAAGCGCAGTGACCACCACAAGCCCACGCTGAATGAGGAGCTGCACGAGCAC GCCTTTGACCACATCCTGGCGGCGGTGGAGGACATCGTGGGACACCATGGCTACCATTACTGGCGGGACAA GTGGGAGCAGTTCGACAAGAAGTACCTGAGCCAGCTCCTGATGAGGAAATCTGCCTACAGGCTGCGGGACGAGATCTGGGATGTTTACTACAAGCTGAACATCCGCGATGCCATCAGCTTCGTGGACCAGGTAGGGGTGcgtggcaggagctgggcagggggctgtcAGCGTGGCGGTCCCCACGGGCTGCCCGTGGCGGTGGGCACTCCCCCAGCCCATCTCTGTCACCCCCCAGGGTGGCCACGTGCTGTCGGCCGCCAAGCTGGCGCTGCCCTCCATGCCCAGCCGCACGTCCATGTCGGAGTCGTCGGTCACAAACCTGCT GAGGGAGAGCGGGAGCGGCGCGTGCCTGGACCTGCAGGTGATCGACACGGTGCGCAGCCGGCGGGACAAGGAGGACGCCGCGATGCACCACGTGCTGCGAGGGAGCCTCTACAAGCCCCGCAGGCGG ATAAACAAGAGCGCCAAGATAAAGAAATCTTCCGGCAGAACATGAAGAGGCGCCTGGAGACCTTCAAGTCCACCAAGCACAACATCTGCTCCTCCAAGAGCAAAGCCAGGATGAAGGAAAAGGGCAGGAAGAAG AAGGACATCTCTCTGACCAGCGACGCACCCAACGGGAGGACGCACAGGAGTGTCCCCTGGCAGGAGGCAG ctcctgtgctggtgATGGTCAGCtccgaggaggaggagagcgaTAGCTCGGAGACGGAGAGAGAGGACGACGAAGGGATCGTGTTCATCGCTCGAGCTACCGATGAGGTCCTGCAGGGAAAGGCCACCGCTG gcagcctggatgtctgccccagcccctgcatcATCCCGCCATCGCCCACCTTGGCAGAGAAGGAGCTGCCGTGGAAAGGAGACCAGGCTGACCTGGCTGTTTACGTCTCCTCGGAGACCACCAAAATCGTGCCAGTGGATATGCAGAAAGCGTGGAACCAAAGCATCTCCTCCCTGGAGAGCATTGCCTCCCCACCGGGCATCGAGACGGGACCGCAGCACAGGCGATTCGCCTGCCccgtgctggaggagcagccccagtCGGCGAGCCAGGCGGTGCCAGAGCAGATCTCCTGCTTCCAGTTCCCCAGCCACGTCTCTAAGAGCGGCAGGTCGCTGAGCGACAGCAGCCCGGATGGcgtggagcagcaggagctgcagcctttGATGGCCgcggaggagcagggcagggtgctgccccccgccgagccccggcgGCTCATGTTCAGCAGAGCCAGCCACATCTGA
- the SLC9A5 gene encoding sodium/hydrogen exchanger 5 isoform X2 encodes MHPPAGPAASPGPAAPPAGAELLRWQWQEVQVPCLVAAWILVASLAKIVFHLSRKVTSIVPESCLLILLGLGLGGIVLAVAKKAKYQLEPNMFFLFLLPPIVLDSGYFMPSRLFFDNIGAILTYAVVGTLWNSFTTGTALWGLHQAGLMDPGVEAGLMDFLLFGSLISAVDPVAVLAVFEEVHVNETLFIIVFGESLLNDAVTVVLYKVFNSFVELGPAHIHATDYVKGVASFFLVSLGGTAVGLLFAFLLALITRFTKRVRIIEPLFVFLLAYVAYLAAEMVSLSAILAVTFCGICCKKYVEANISQKSRTTVKYTMKTLASSSETIIFMFLGMSAVDTSKWAWDTALVLGTLLFILLFRAVGVVLQTYVLNRFRLIPLDRIDQVVMSYGGLRGAVAFALVILLDRDKVKAKDYFVATTIVVVFFTVIVQGLTIKPLVTWLKVKRSDHHKPTLNEELHEHAFDHILAAVEDIVGHHGYHYWRDKWEQFDKKYLSQLLMRKSAYRLRDEIWDVYYKLNIRDAISFVDQGGHVLSAAKLALPSMPSRTSMSESSVTNLLRESGSGACLDLQVIDTVRSRRDKEDAAMHHVLRGSLYKPRRRYKASYSRHFISPDKQERQDKEIFRQNMKRRLETFKSTKHNICSSKSKARMKEKGRKKKDISLTSDAPNGRTHRSVPWQEAAPVLVMVSSEEEESDSSETEREDDEGIVFIARATDEVLQGKATAGSLDVCPSPCIIPPSPTLAEKELPWKGDQADLAVYVSSETTKIVPVDMQKAWNQSISSLESIASPPGIETGPQHRRFACPVLEEQPQSASQAVPEQISCFQFPSHVSKSGRSLSDSSPDGVEQQELQPLMAAEEQGRVLPPAEPRRLMFSRASHI; translated from the exons ATGCAtcccccggccggccccgcggcctcccccggccccgccgctcccccggCGGGGGCCGAGCTGCTGCGGTGGCAGTGGCAGGAGGTGCAGGTGCCGTGCCTGGTGGCCGCCTGGATCCtggtggccagcctggccaagATCG tTTTCCACCTGTCCAGGAAGGTGACGTCCATCGTCCCAGAAAGCTGCCTCCTcatcctgctggggctgggcctgGGGGGCATCGTGTTGGCcgtggccaagaaagccaagtACCAGCTGGAGCCCAacatgttcttccttttcctcctgccccccatCGTCCTCGACTCGGGCTACTTTATGCCAAGCCGGCTGTTCTTCGACAACATTGGCGCCATCCTCACCTACGCAGTGGTGGGCACGCTCTGGAACTCCTTCACCACCGGCACCGCGCTCTGGGGGCTGCACCAGGCCGGGCTCATGG ATCCAGGCGTCGAAGCCGGGCTGATGGATTTCCTGCTCTTCGGCAGTCTCATCTCGGCTGTGGACCCGGTGGCAGTGCTGGCCGTTTTTGAAGAGGTCCATGTGAATGAGACCCTCTTCATCATTGTGTTCGGCGAGTCCCTCCTGAACGACGCCGTCACCGTG GTGCTGTACAAGGTCTTCAACTCTTTCGTGGAGCTGGGCCCGGCGCACATCCATGCCACGGACTACGTGAAGGGGGTAG cctccttctTCCTGGTGAGCCTGGGGGGCACGGCCGTGGGGCTGCTCTTCGCCTTCCTCCTGGCCCTGATCACACGGTTCACCAAGCGCGTGCGCATCATCGAGCCGCTCTTCGTCTTCCTCCTGGCCTACGTCGCGTACCTGGCTGCTGAGATGGTCTCGCTCTCCGCCATCCTGGC AGTCACCTTCTGTGGGATCTGCTGCAAGAAGTATGTAGAAGCCAACATCTCCCAGAAGTCCCGCACCACGGTCAAGTACACCATGAAGACGCTGGCCAGCAGCTCAGAGACCATCATCTTCATGTTTCTGGGCATGTCGGCTGTGGACACCTCCAAGTGGGCGTGGGACACGGCactggtgctgggcaccctgttATTTATCCTGCTCTTCAGGGCTGTGG GTGTTGTCCTCCAGACCTACGTGCTCAACCGCTTCCGCCTCATCCCCCTGGACAGGATCGACCAGGTGGTCATGTCATACGGTGGCCTCCGTGGAGCCGTTGCCTTTGCCCTGGTCATCCTGCTGGACAGGGACAAGGTGAAAGCCAAGGACTACTTTGTGGCAACGACCATTGTGGTGGTGTTCTTCACGGTCATCGTGCAG ggcctcaccatcAAGCCCCTGGTGACGTGGCTGAAGGTGAAGCGCAGTGACCACCACAAGCCCACGCTGAATGAGGAGCTGCACGAGCAC GCCTTTGACCACATCCTGGCGGCGGTGGAGGACATCGTGGGACACCATGGCTACCATTACTGGCGGGACAA GTGGGAGCAGTTCGACAAGAAGTACCTGAGCCAGCTCCTGATGAGGAAATCTGCCTACAGGCTGCGGGACGAGATCTGGGATGTTTACTACAAGCTGAACATCCGCGATGCCATCAGCTTCGTGGACCAG GGTGGCCACGTGCTGTCGGCCGCCAAGCTGGCGCTGCCCTCCATGCCCAGCCGCACGTCCATGTCGGAGTCGTCGGTCACAAACCTGCT GAGGGAGAGCGGGAGCGGCGCGTGCCTGGACCTGCAGGTGATCGACACGGTGCGCAGCCGGCGGGACAAGGAGGACGCCGCGATGCACCACGTGCTGCGAGGGAGCCTCTACAAGCCCCGCAGGCGG TACAAGGCCAGCTACAGCCGTCACTTCATCTCTCCAGATAAACAAGAGCGCCAAGATAAAGAAATCTTCCGGCAGAACATGAAGAGGCGCCTGGAGACCTTCAAGTCCACCAAGCACAACATCTGCTCCTCCAAGAGCAAAGCCAGGATGAAGGAAAAGGGCAGGAAGAAG AAGGACATCTCTCTGACCAGCGACGCACCCAACGGGAGGACGCACAGGAGTGTCCCCTGGCAGGAGGCAG ctcctgtgctggtgATGGTCAGCtccgaggaggaggagagcgaTAGCTCGGAGACGGAGAGAGAGGACGACGAAGGGATCGTGTTCATCGCTCGAGCTACCGATGAGGTCCTGCAGGGAAAGGCCACCGCTG gcagcctggatgtctgccccagcccctgcatcATCCCGCCATCGCCCACCTTGGCAGAGAAGGAGCTGCCGTGGAAAGGAGACCAGGCTGACCTGGCTGTTTACGTCTCCTCGGAGACCACCAAAATCGTGCCAGTGGATATGCAGAAAGCGTGGAACCAAAGCATCTCCTCCCTGGAGAGCATTGCCTCCCCACCGGGCATCGAGACGGGACCGCAGCACAGGCGATTCGCCTGCCccgtgctggaggagcagccccagtCGGCGAGCCAGGCGGTGCCAGAGCAGATCTCCTGCTTCCAGTTCCCCAGCCACGTCTCTAAGAGCGGCAGGTCGCTGAGCGACAGCAGCCCGGATGGcgtggagcagcaggagctgcagcctttGATGGCCgcggaggagcagggcagggtgctgccccccgccgagccccggcgGCTCATGTTCAGCAGAGCCAGCCACATCTGA